Below is a genomic region from Methylobacterium sp. FF17.
CTTCTCGGGCAGGATCGCGGCGATGCCCGTCTCGTCGGCGTCACCCCTGGGCGAAGCCGTGCCACCGGGAGAGACCTTGGGGCCCGAGGAAACACGATCGCCCGAAGAGACCTTGTCCGCCGGGCGCTCGGGGGCCGGGCCGGTCTCGACCCGCTCGGCGACGAGGTCGATGGTGTTCGGGGCCTGCGCCGCGACGTCCCGGCCGCCGGCGGGCGCGGCCGCGTGCCCGCCGGTCAATCCGCGCTGGAGCAGGACCGTGGCGTCCTGCAGGCGCCCGGCCGCCGTGAGGCGGGTGGCCTCCATCATGTCGGCGAGGCGGTCCTGCATCCGGTTCTGGGAATCGGTCATGGCATTCGCTTTCGGGTTCGGCGCGAGGCCGATCCATGCGAGGTCGGGAACGCGGGGAGAAACGCTGTCAGAGAAGACGGTCGGCAAGGGCCGCCTTCACGGCGGGGGTCGCCTGGAGGCTGCCCATCACCTCGATGGACGCGATGGCGTCGCGGGCGAGTTCCGGGGTGACGTCGGGGGCGATGCTCGCGAGCCCCAGCACCCGGATGTCGAGGCGGATGCCGCTGGCGCGCGCCGCCTCGAGTTCCGCCCTGTCGTAGCGGCGCAACCCGAGTTCGACGCCCTTGCGGGCCACGGATTGACGCGTGACGTCGCCGTGGCGGGCGATCTGGTTGCGCACGGCGGTGCGGATGAAGTCGCTCCGGTTCGCGTAGACGCTCTCGGAGACGAGAAGATCGATATGGCCGAGATCCACGAAACCGAGGTTGATCGTCACCTTCTCGGTGTCACCGACCCGGATCGCTGCCTTCGGCTTGTCCACGAGATCGAACATCGGACCTTCCCACCACCATCCACCGGGATGGTATATGGGAGGCTTGCGCTGCGATGCAATATGAACTGAGTTGCATTGCAATATCGCACCCGGTCCCGCCGGGACGACCAACCGCGCGGCCGCCCGATGGTTCGGTGGTCACGATGCCGCCCCCTCCTCCCCGAGGTAATCCCGCCAGACGGGACTGGCCCCGAGCGTGCCGATGAAGGCCGCGTGCCGCGTCCGCTCGGCGTCCGTCAGGCGATGGCGCGCCGGTCGGGGTCCGGAGGCCCGGTTCTCCACGCCGCCCGCGACGGGGGCGAGCGGATCCTGGGCCTCGGCCATGGCGAGACCGAGGCTGGTCTGCTTGCCGCCGAGCAGTTCGACATAGACCTCCGCCAGGATCTGGGCGTCGAGCAGCGCCCCGTGCTTGGTGCGGCGGGTGGTGTCGATGCCGTAGCGCGAGCAGAGGGCGTCGAGGTTGTTGGCCGCGCCCGTGTGCTTGCGCCGGGCCAGTTGCAGGGTGTCGACCACGTCGGCGAGGTCGATGGGCGGCGGGGCGGCGGCGCCGAGCCGCGCATATTCCATGTTGAGGAAGCCGACGTCGAAGGGCGCGTTGTGGATCACCAGGGGTGCGTCGCCGCAGAAGTCGCGGAACGCATCCACGATGTCGGCAAAGAGCGGCTTGTCGGCCAGGAAGGCATCGGAGATGCCGTGCACCGCGAAGGCGCCCTGCGAGACCGGACGCGTCGGGTTGACGAACTGGTGGTAGGACCGGCCGGTCTGCACGTGGTTGATGAGTTCGACGCAGCCGATCTCGATCAGGCGGTCGCCGTTCTTGGCGTCGGTACCGGTGGTCTCGGTGTCGAGGACGATCTCGCGCAGCATCGATGCGGTCCTGGCGGGTTGGGTTCGCGCCACCGGACCATGCGCGCTCCTAAGATCGCGTCAAGGCGCGCCACCGGTCAGGGTCCGGACGATCGCCGCCACCTCCGCCTCCGCATGGGCGAAGCCGAGGCTGGTATCGAGCACGAAATCCGCCCGTGCCCGCTTCTCGGCGTCCGGCATCTGCTTGGCCCGGATCGCCTCGAAGGCCGCCGCATCCATGCCCGGTCGGGCCAGCACGCGGGCGCGCTGCACGTCCTCGGGCGCCGTGACCACCAGGACCCGGTCGCAGCGCGCCTGCGCGCCGGTCTCGAACAGCAGCGGGATGTCGAGGAGCACCAGGGCCGCGTCGGCGTGGCGGGCCAGGAAGTCACGCGCGGCCGCCTGCGCCAGGGGATGGACGAGGGCTTCCAGGGCCGCGAGGCGCTCGGGCGACCCGAGGACCGCGTCCCGCAGGCGCCCCCGGTCCACCGCGCCGTCCGGCGCCAGGGTTCCGGGAAAGGCCGATCCGATCCGGGGGGCGGCCGCGCCGCCGGCGGCGTAGAGGGCGTGCACGGCCGCATCCGCGTCGTGCACCGGCACGCCGTGGCGCGCGAACATCGCGGCCGTGGCGGATTTGCCCATGCCGATCGAGCCGGTGAGACCGAGGATGCGGGGGCGGCTCATGCCGTCAGATCCGCGACGATGCGGGCGCGCAGTTCCGGGGTGACGCGGGGGGTCACGCGGAACCAGCGGGCGAAGCCCGGCACCGCCTGGTGCAGCAGCATGCCGAGGCCGTCCACCGTTCTGAGGCCGCATGCCCGCGCGGCGGCGAGGAGCGGCGTCTCCAGGGGCGCGTAGACGATGTCGGCCACCGCCGCGTCGTCCGCCAGATCGAAGAGGTCGAGGTCGAGGGGCGGGTGCCCGACCATGCCGAGCGAGGTGGTGTTCACCAGCAGCCCCGTGCGGGCCATGGCGGCGGGCAGGTCGAGCCAGGTCACCGCCTCGACGCGGGCGGGATCGAGGGCCACCAGGGCCTCGGCGCGGGCGGGCGTGCGGTTGGCGACCCAGACCCGCGAGAGCCCGCGCTCCAGCAGGCCGACCACGATGGCGCGGGCAGCCCCCCCGGCCCCGAGCACCAGGGCGGTGCCGGCCCCCCGCTCGGTCCAGTCGAGGCCCAGGCTCTGGTCGAGATGGGCGATGAAACCCGGCGCGTCGGTGTTGTCGCCGCAGAGGCGCTCGGCGCCGTCGAAGAACAGGGTGTTGACCGCCCCGATCTTCTCCGCGCGCGGGGTGAGCGACTCGACCAGCCCGAACGCCGCCTCCTTGTGCGGGATCGTGACGTTGCCGCCGGCAAAGCCGTTCCTGCGCAGCTCGGCCAGAAATCCCGGAAACGCTTCGGGCGCCACGTCGACCCGCTCGTAGGTTCCTTCGATCCCGTGCTCGGCCAGCCAGTGGCCGTGGATCAGGGGCGAGCGGGAATGCGCGATGGGGTGTCCGACGACGAAGGCGCGAATCATGCCCGTGGCCCTCGCGGCCGGCGCCCCGAGGGGGATCCGCCGTACGGGGGGCGACGTGAAGGCGGGTGGAGACGGGGGCCGGCCGGCCGGGGCGTCGGGATCATACGGTGCAGTCTCCGGCGAGCGCGCAGGCGGGGCCGCCCGCCTCCTCCACCTGCAGGGTGGCGTGGCCGATGCCGAAGCGGGTCCGCAGCTCGTCGGCGGTGGCGATGAGGAAGCCGTTGCCCGGATGCCCCTGTCCCATCACCAGATGCGCGGTCAGGGCACTGTCGGTGGTGCTCATCGGCCAGATGTGGAGGTCGTGCAGGTCGCTCACGCCGGGCCGGCTCCGGAGATAGGCTCCCACCGCCGCCGGATCGATGCCGGGGGGCACCGCCGAGAGGGACATCACCACGCTGTCGCGCAGGAGCCCCCAGGTCGCCCAGACGATGAGGCCCGCGATGACCAGGCTGACCACGGGATCGATCCAGGCGACCCCCGTCAGCACGATGATCAGGCCCGTGACCACGACGCCCGCCGAGACGGCGGCATCGGCCAGCATGTGCAGGTAGGCGCCCCGGATGTTGATGTCGCTGCTGCCCGAGGCGAAGAGCCAGGCGGTGACGCCGTTGATGAGGATGCCGATGCCGGCCACCACCATCACGGTCAGGCCCGCCACCGGCTGCGGTTCGGGGGCGATCAGGCGGGCGACGGCCTCCCAGGCGATGGCGCCGGTGGCGAGCAGCAGGAACACCGCGTTGAACAGGGCGGCGAGGATCGAGGAGCCGCGCAGGCCGTAGGTGAAGCGCGGGGTCGGCGCGCGCTTGACCAGCACCGAGGCGATCCAGGCGACCATGAGGCCGAGCACGTCCGAGAGGTTGTGGCCGGCATCGGCCACCAGGGCCATGGAGTCGCTGGCGAAACCGTAGACCGCCTCGAGGATCACGAAGGCGATGTTGAGGGCGATGCCGATGGCGAAGGCGCGCCCGAAGGTGGCGGGCGCGTGGGAATGGCCGCCCCCGTGGCTGTGCCCGTGATGATCGTGGTGGTGATCGTGCGCGTGCTCATCCATTCCATCCGCCTCGGGTTCGACCCCCTCCCGCCCCCTTGCAGGGAGGGATCGAGGGTGGGGGTGGTTCCGCCGGCCTCCGAACGGTGAGGGTCACCCGACCCCCCCGACCTCCGCCAGGGGGAGGAGAGGCGCGCCAGGTTCGAAGGCCGCGGTGCCGGTATCCGGACGTCGAAGATAATTACCAGAAACTCGGCTTCACCGCGGCCAGGATCACGATCAGGATCATGAGGAGCGTCGGCACCTCGTTGATCACCCGGTAGAATTTATGGCCGCGCGTGTTCCGGTCGGCGGCGAAGTCCCGGACCATCCGGGCGAGCCAGCCGTGGATGCCGCTCATGGCCAGCACCAGGACGAACTTCGCCTGGAGCCAGCCGGCGGCGTAGTACCCGCTCATCCAGGCCAGGATCAGCCCGAACACCCAGGTGGCGATCATCGCAGGCGTCATGATCGCCTTGAGCAGGCGCCGCTCCATGACCTTGAAGGTCTCGGACTGGGCCGCCGCGTGCGGACCCGGCACCAGGGAGGCGTGATAGACGAACAGGCGGGGCAGGTAGAGCATCGCCGCCATCCAGGAGATGAGGGCGACGAGATGCCCGGCCTTGAGCCAGGGGTAGAGGCTGTCCAAGGGGTCAGCCCCGCAGGCGCGCGAGCATGCGCTCGACATGGGCGATCGGCGTCTGTGGGGTGATGCCGTGGCCGAGGTTGAAGATGTGCGGCAGGCCCTCGGTGGCCGCGAGCACCCCGTCGACCGCCGCGTCGAGGGCGGCGCCCCCCGCGATCAGGGTCTCGGGATGGACGTTGCCCTGCGTCACCGTGGTGGCGGGCACCCGGTCGCGCAGGGCTTTCAGATCCACCGACCAGTCGACGCCGACCGCGTCGGCCGCCGTCTCCGGCACCACGCGGGCATGGCCGTCGAGGCCCGAACCCCGCGCGAACACGATGATCCGCGCCCCCGGCACGCGGGCGCGCACCCCGGCGATCATCCGGGCAATGGGCTGGAGCGACCAGCGGGTCAGGGCGTCGCGCTCCGCGGGTTCAGGCAGCGCGCTCTCGGCGACCTCGTTGACGGCCTGCTCGGAGGGCTCGTCGGCGCCGCGCGCGTCGGGGAGCGAGCCCGCATGGGACTCGAAGATCTGCACCGCGTCCGCCCCGGCCTCGAGCTGGCGCACGAGGTACTCGGTCTGCACCGTGACGAGGCGGTCGATCAGCGCCTCCACCAGGGCGGTGTCCTGCCGGGCCAGGGCGCGGGAGGGTGCGAGGTCGGGCGTGCCGCGCCCGCCGATCATGTAGCTCGCCACCGTCCAGGGCGCGCCGCAGAAGCCGAGCAGCGTGGTCTCGTGGGGGAGTTCTGCCCGCAGGCGCCGCACCGTCTCGAAGACGGGCTCCAGGTGCGTGAAGATCGCCGGATCGCCGGCCTCGCGCAGGCGCTCGAATTCCGCCCGGCCCGCCATCGGGTTGAGGCGCGGCCCCTCCCCTTCCACGAAGCGCACGTCCTGGCCCAGCGCGTCCGGGATCACGAGGATGTCGGAGAACAGGATCGAGGCCTCGAAGCCGAAGCGCCGGATCGGCTGAAGCGTCACCTCGGTGGCGAAGTCCGGGTTGTAGCAGAGGTCGAGGAAGGAGCCCGCCTTGGCGCGGACCTCCCGGTACTCGGGAAGGTAGCGCCCGGCCTGCCGCATCATCCAGGCGGGGGGACGGGCTTGCGCCTCGCCCGCGAGAACCCGCAGGACCGTACGGTCCCGTGAAGGATCCCGGCTCGCAACACCCTGGCTCATCCGATCTCCCGACGTCCCGTTCCCTGAGGC
It encodes:
- a CDS encoding CopG family transcriptional regulator; translation: MFDLVDKPKAAIRVGDTEKVTINLGFVDLGHIDLLVSESVYANRSDFIRTAVRNQIARHGDVTRQSVARKGVELGLRRYDRAELEAARASGIRLDIRVLGLASIAPDVTPELARDAIASIEVMGSLQATPAVKAALADRLL
- the dnaQ gene encoding DNA polymerase III subunit epsilon — its product is MLREIVLDTETTGTDAKNGDRLIEIGCVELINHVQTGRSYHQFVNPTRPVSQGAFAVHGISDAFLADKPLFADIVDAFRDFCGDAPLVIHNAPFDVGFLNMEYARLGAAAPPPIDLADVVDTLQLARRKHTGAANNLDALCSRYGIDTTRRTKHGALLDAQILAEVYVELLGGKQTSLGLAMAEAQDPLAPVAGGVENRASGPRPARHRLTDAERTRHAAFIGTLGASPVWRDYLGEEGAAS
- the coaE gene encoding dephospho-CoA kinase (Dephospho-CoA kinase (CoaE) performs the final step in coenzyme A biosynthesis.), encoding MSRPRILGLTGSIGMGKSATAAMFARHGVPVHDADAAVHALYAAGGAAAPRIGSAFPGTLAPDGAVDRGRLRDAVLGSPERLAALEALVHPLAQAAARDFLARHADAALVLLDIPLLFETGAQARCDRVLVVTAPEDVQRARVLARPGMDAAAFEAIRAKQMPDAEKRARADFVLDTSLGFAHAEAEVAAIVRTLTGGAP
- a CDS encoding shikimate dehydrogenase, encoding MIRAFVVGHPIAHSRSPLIHGHWLAEHGIEGTYERVDVAPEAFPGFLAELRRNGFAGGNVTIPHKEAAFGLVESLTPRAEKIGAVNTLFFDGAERLCGDNTDAPGFIAHLDQSLGLDWTERGAGTALVLGAGGAARAIVVGLLERGLSRVWVANRTPARAEALVALDPARVEAVTWLDLPAAMARTGLLVNTTSLGMVGHPPLDLDLFDLADDAAVADIVYAPLETPLLAAARACGLRTVDGLGMLLHQAVPGFARWFRVTPRVTPELRARIVADLTA
- a CDS encoding cation diffusion facilitator family transporter codes for the protein MDEHAHDHHHDHHGHSHGGGHSHAPATFGRAFAIGIALNIAFVILEAVYGFASDSMALVADAGHNLSDVLGLMVAWIASVLVKRAPTPRFTYGLRGSSILAALFNAVFLLLATGAIAWEAVARLIAPEPQPVAGLTVMVVAGIGILINGVTAWLFASGSSDINIRGAYLHMLADAAVSAGVVVTGLIIVLTGVAWIDPVVSLVIAGLIVWATWGLLRDSVVMSLSAVPPGIDPAAVGAYLRSRPGVSDLHDLHIWPMSTTDSALTAHLVMGQGHPGNGFLIATADELRTRFGIGHATLQVEEAGGPACALAGDCTV
- a CDS encoding CopD family protein — translated: MAAMLYLPRLFVYHASLVPGPHAAAQSETFKVMERRLLKAIMTPAMIATWVFGLILAWMSGYYAAGWLQAKFVLVLAMSGIHGWLARMVRDFAADRNTRGHKFYRVINEVPTLLMILIVILAAVKPSFW
- a CDS encoding uroporphyrinogen decarboxylase; the protein is MSQGVASRDPSRDRTVLRVLAGEAQARPPAWMMRQAGRYLPEYREVRAKAGSFLDLCYNPDFATEVTLQPIRRFGFEASILFSDILVIPDALGQDVRFVEGEGPRLNPMAGRAEFERLREAGDPAIFTHLEPVFETVRRLRAELPHETTLLGFCGAPWTVASYMIGGRGTPDLAPSRALARQDTALVEALIDRLVTVQTEYLVRQLEAGADAVQIFESHAGSLPDARGADEPSEQAVNEVAESALPEPAERDALTRWSLQPIARMIAGVRARVPGARIIVFARGSGLDGHARVVPETAADAVGVDWSVDLKALRDRVPATTVTQGNVHPETLIAGGAALDAAVDGVLAATEGLPHIFNLGHGITPQTPIAHVERMLARLRG